In uncultured Bacteroides sp., one genomic interval encodes:
- a CDS encoding ammonium transporter — protein sequence MKKRWIIMMTILVIFCVIGVFTPETAGIWEPDAKVNYTDVTWILTATIFVLMMTPGLSFFYGGMVRQKNVISTILQSFIAMGVISVLWVVFGFSLAFGDDIGSLVGNPATFFMFNGVGAKTNALLSPTIPLALYALFQMKFAIITPSLITGSFAERVRFSAYMVFMILFCIFVYCPLAHWTWHPDGFLRQLGVVDFAGGIVVHASSGVAALAGALFLGRRCDRGGDRAPANIALVILGASMLWLGWFGFNAGSSLAANGIAVKAFLNTNTASATAMLAWVFFDSLRGRKPSAMGAAIGAVVGMVAITPSAGYVTVGQSMFIALITTIVCNVAVHWKNYNSVDDALDVFPTHGVGGITGTILTGVFVNGLVAGNIHVFLIHLLAVVIVCVYTFVVTYALYWITDRMIPMRVSVKSEHIGLDISQHDESYGIRFGERELAEYLDVEKSEDK from the coding sequence ATGAAAAAAAGATGGATTATTATGATGACGATTCTGGTCATCTTTTGTGTTATAGGAGTCTTTACTCCTGAAACTGCTGGAATATGGGAGCCCGACGCGAAAGTAAACTACACGGACGTAACATGGATTCTTACTGCAACAATTTTTGTATTAATGATGACTCCCGGATTATCGTTCTTTTACGGCGGTATGGTGCGTCAGAAGAATGTGATTTCCACAATTCTTCAAAGCTTCATTGCTATGGGGGTAATCAGTGTTCTTTGGGTCGTTTTTGGATTTAGCCTTGCTTTTGGTGATGATATAGGAAGTCTTGTCGGTAATCCGGCTACATTTTTCATGTTTAATGGAGTAGGGGCAAAGACAAATGCACTTTTAAGTCCTACAATTCCTTTGGCATTATATGCTTTGTTTCAAATGAAGTTTGCTATAATAACTCCTTCCTTGATTACCGGATCATTTGCAGAACGCGTACGTTTCTCTGCGTATATGGTATTTATGATTTTATTCTGCATTTTTGTATATTGCCCGTTGGCCCATTGGACATGGCATCCTGATGGTTTTTTACGCCAGCTTGGGGTTGTTGATTTTGCAGGAGGTATCGTTGTTCATGCCTCCTCGGGAGTTGCAGCTTTAGCCGGTGCTTTGTTTTTAGGCAGACGTTGTGACAGGGGAGGAGACAGGGCTCCTGCTAATATAGCACTTGTTATATTAGGTGCTTCAATGCTTTGGTTAGGATGGTTTGGTTTCAATGCCGGATCTTCACTTGCTGCAAATGGCATTGCTGTTAAAGCCTTCTTAAATACAAATACCGCTTCGGCAACAGCAATGCTTGCCTGGGTGTTCTTTGATAGTCTTCGCGGACGTAAACCTTCTGCAATGGGAGCTGCTATTGGAGCTGTAGTTGGTATGGTTGCCATCACCCCTTCTGCAGGTTATGTAACTGTAGGTCAAAGTATGTTTATTGCTTTAATCACAACTATTGTTTGTAATGTGGCTGTGCATTGGAAAAATTATAATTCAGTAGATGATGCTTTAGATGTATTTCCTACTCACGGTGTAGGAGGTATTACAGGTACTATTCTTACCGGTGTTTTTGTTAACGGCTTAGTTGCCGGGAACATTCATGTTTTTCTGATACATCTTTTGGCTGTAGTTATTGTATGTGTTTACACATTTGTGGTAACTTATGCACTTTACTGGATTACAGATAGAATGATACCAATGCGTGTATCTGTTAAAAGCGAACACATTGGACTGGACATCAGTCAGCATGATGAATCGTATGGAATTCGTTTTGGTGAAAGAGAATTAGCAGAATACTTAGACGTGGAAAAGAGTGAAGATAAATAA
- the ald gene encoding alanine dehydrogenase, with protein MIIGIPKEIKNNENRVSLTPGGAKELIKRGHPVYVQHNAGINSGFDDEAYIVAGANILSTIEKVYEIAEMIVKVKEPIESEYKLIKPNQVVFTYFHFASEKELTYAMIDSKAVCIAYETVEKEDRSLPLLIPMSEVAGRMAIQEGARFLERPQGGKGLLISGVPGVKPAKVLVLGGGVVGSNAAFLAAGMGADVVIADISLPRLRYLSEIMPPNVKTLYSSAHNIEEELPTTDLVIGAVLIPGAKAPHLITREMLKYLRKGSLMVDVAIDQGGCFETSHPTTHTDPQYIVDGIAHYCVANIPGAVPYTSTLALTNATFPYVLALANKGWEQACKEDKSLAKGLNIVKGKVTYPAVAETFGLKYDPIEL; from the coding sequence ATGATAATCGGAATTCCAAAAGAGATCAAAAACAATGAGAACAGGGTCTCACTCACACCAGGGGGCGCAAAAGAACTAATTAAAAGAGGCCACCCCGTATACGTGCAACACAATGCAGGAATTAATAGCGGCTTTGATGACGAAGCTTATATAGTAGCTGGAGCAAACATTCTATCCACTATAGAAAAAGTTTATGAAATAGCAGAGATGATTGTTAAAGTAAAAGAGCCTATTGAATCTGAATATAAATTAATTAAACCTAATCAGGTAGTATTTACTTATTTTCATTTTGCATCGGAAAAAGAACTCACTTATGCGATGATTGACAGCAAAGCAGTCTGTATTGCATACGAAACAGTAGAAAAGGAAGACAGATCTTTACCGTTACTAATCCCTATGTCGGAAGTTGCTGGTAGGATGGCCATTCAGGAGGGTGCGAGATTTCTTGAAAGACCACAAGGCGGCAAAGGCTTACTGATAAGCGGCGTTCCGGGAGTAAAGCCAGCAAAGGTTTTGGTTCTTGGAGGTGGAGTTGTGGGTAGTAATGCAGCATTCCTTGCTGCCGGCATGGGAGCCGACGTAGTTATTGCCGATATATCACTTCCACGTTTGCGCTATCTGAGTGAAATTATGCCTCCTAATGTAAAAACACTCTATTCTTCCGCACATAATATTGAAGAGGAACTTCCTACAACCGATCTGGTTATAGGTGCAGTATTGATACCTGGAGCAAAAGCTCCTCACTTAATAACCCGTGAAATGCTAAAATATCTGAGAAAAGGTAGTTTAATGGTGGATGTTGCAATTGACCAGGGCGGATGTTTTGAAACTTCTCACCCAACTACACATACAGATCCTCAATATATTGTAGACGGTATTGCTCACTATTGTGTAGCCAACATTCCGGGTGCAGTTCCTTATACTTCAACACTTGCTCTAACAAATGCAACTTTCCCTTACGTATTAGCTTTAGCAAATAAAGGATGGGAACAGGCTTGCAAAGAAGACAAGAGTCTGGCTAAAGGATTGAATATTGTAAAAGGTAAAGTAACTTATCCGGCAGTAGCCGAAACCTTTGGTTTAAAATACGATCCTATTGAATTATAA
- a CDS encoding macro domain-containing protein: MIIYIKRGNIFKIDNVNNFAHGCNCAGAMGKGIALQFRKRFPLMYTQYKNLCASGDFQLGDVFLYQFNEGFVFNLATQYSWKTKADENAIRTSLTKMLDIACEYNIKQIALPKIGAGLGGLDWLEVKLIIEDIASKYNDINLFVVEDFDGDV, encoded by the coding sequence ATGATAATATATATTAAACGAGGAAACATCTTTAAAATAGATAACGTCAATAATTTTGCGCATGGATGTAATTGTGCTGGAGCTATGGGAAAAGGAATTGCATTACAATTCAGAAAGAGGTTCCCGCTTATGTATACTCAGTATAAAAATCTATGTGCTTCAGGGGATTTTCAATTAGGGGACGTATTTCTTTATCAATTTAATGAAGGATTTGTATTTAATTTAGCAACCCAATACTCTTGGAAAACAAAGGCTGATGAAAATGCGATTAGAACTTCTCTAACAAAAATGCTTGATATTGCATGTGAATATAATATCAAGCAGATTGCTCTTCCCAAAATTGGAGCAGGCTTAGGAGGGTTAGATTGGTTGGAAGTTAAATTGATAATTGAAGATATTGCATCAAAATACAATGATATCAATCTTTTTGTGGTTGAAGATTTTGATGGCGATGTTTGA
- a CDS encoding nitronate monooxygenase, with protein MNRICDLFGIKYPIVQGGMVWCSGWRLVSAVSNAGGLGLIGAGSMHPEVLREHIRKCTEATDKPFGVNIPLMYPQIEEIMKIVVEEKVKIVFTSAGNPKAWTSYLKQNGIKVAHVVSSAKFAEKCEAAGVDAIVAEGFEAGGHNGREETTTFCLIPSVRKATSLPLISAGGIATGAGMLAVMALGAEGVQMGTRFALTKESSAHDNFKELCLSLNEGDTKLLLKKLAPVRLVKGKFFSEVEEAEARGASVEEMRELLGKGRAKKGIFEGNLDEGELEIGQVASLIHELKPVAEVVKEVIDEFNSCKQVVSAFSTL; from the coding sequence ATGAATAGAATATGTGACCTTTTTGGAATAAAATACCCTATTGTTCAGGGAGGAATGGTGTGGTGCAGTGGATGGCGACTGGTTTCTGCCGTAAGTAATGCCGGTGGATTAGGATTGATAGGAGCCGGCTCCATGCATCCTGAAGTTCTTCGTGAACATATCAGGAAATGTACTGAGGCGACAGATAAACCGTTTGGAGTAAATATCCCTCTGATGTATCCTCAGATAGAAGAAATTATGAAGATTGTGGTTGAAGAGAAGGTGAAGATTGTATTTACTTCAGCCGGAAACCCCAAGGCCTGGACATCTTATCTGAAACAAAATGGTATTAAGGTAGCACATGTAGTCTCTAGTGCCAAGTTTGCCGAAAAGTGCGAAGCTGCAGGTGTTGATGCAATTGTAGCCGAAGGTTTTGAAGCTGGCGGGCATAATGGTAGAGAAGAAACAACCACTTTTTGTCTTATTCCATCGGTGAGGAAAGCAACCTCGCTGCCATTAATTTCAGCAGGTGGTATAGCTACTGGTGCAGGAATGCTTGCAGTAATGGCATTAGGTGCCGAAGGTGTTCAGATGGGAACTCGTTTTGCTTTGACAAAAGAAAGTTCCGCGCACGATAATTTTAAAGAATTGTGTTTGTCTCTCAATGAAGGCGATACCAAACTTCTATTGAAGAAACTAGCTCCGGTGCGATTAGTTAAAGGAAAGTTCTTTTCCGAAGTAGAAGAAGCTGAAGCTCGTGGTGCATCAGTGGAAGAGATGCGTGAATTGTTAGGTAAAGGTCGTGCAAAAAAAGGAATCTTTGAAGGAAATCTGGACGAAGGCGAACTGGAAATCGGTCAGGTTGCTTCACTTATTCATGAACTGAAACCTGTTGCTGAAGTCGTAAAAGAGGTGATTGATGAATTTAATTCCTGCAAACAGGTTGTATCTGCCTTTTCAACTTTATAA